In the genome of Peromyscus eremicus chromosome 1, PerEre_H2_v1, whole genome shotgun sequence, the window CCACACCTCGCCCGCCACACCTAGCCCGCCACACCTAGCCCGCCACACCTAGCCCGCCACACCTAGCCCGCCACACCTAGCCCGCCACACCTAGCCCGCCACACCTAGCCCGCCACACCTAGCCCGCCACACCTCGCCCCCCAGCTGGCAGCCAGGCCGGGATCTGCCGCCCTGATGGGGAGACGGCATTCCCCTGGCTCTCTGCAGACAAGGCCGGGAAGCCTGTTCTCACATCTGACCCGGGCTCTCCTGGAGTAAGGTGGGGTGGTGGCTATTGGGGAGGAGGGGGGCCAGTTTCCGGGGCTCTCGGCGGGGAGAACCCTCCTACCTTCATTGTTCGTAGTCTCTCCAGCCGCTCCATGATGACTGGTAACAGGACTGGAGGAAACAGGGCAGCTGAGAGGAGGTGGAAGACTTGCCCCAAGCCCCACTGTTGCAGTCACATCACAgacctcagctccagaaaaacagAGACTGCGTGGGCACTGCTACCCAGACTCTCCCCCAAGTCCCCGAGAAAGCATGCTTCCCAAAAATGTGTTCACCAGCAACAGAAGGCAGACACACTTCGTTCGGCCCTGGACTCAAGCATCCTTCTGCTTTGCAGGCTTGTGCAAACAAATTGTGTATCCTACTGTGCATACGCCCCTGCTGAAAACCAGGGGGGCTGAGGGGCTCTGCTTCTACCACGGCCTCGCAGACACTCCCACTGTTGCTTAGTGAATATCAGCTAAATGAAGTTAACCTGCTCCCCCAAATCGGACGAACTGATATTCTAAGAACATGTGTGCGTCCCTGGGCTTTCAGCCCTCACAGAAAACAGCTTGAGAAGGTGTCCCATCTCCCACTTGAAAGCTGAGGTAACTGAGGCCTCTACCAGGTACTCAAGGGTTACCCCAAGATAGGAGGTGTTCCCGTCTTACTCATGCCAGGGGCTGCCATCGTGATCCGAGAAACAACCACTTGGGTGATGCCCACAGCTGCAGCTCTCTGAGGACAGAGAAGGGAGGTCAGGAAGCACTTACACAGTGGGTATGGGCTCTACTGAGGAGTCAGGGTTCAGGGCCAAGTCTGACAAGGTAAAGGGGGTGGGATGGCTCCACCAGGAGTCATGTCCTTACCCAACCCTCCCACCTGAAATGATGCAGGAAGCCTGTTCTGAACAAAGAAATGTGGGGGGATTTAAGAGAAAATGAGGATGGGCCCAGGAAAAGTCTTCTCAAACTCATAATGGCTCCCAGGTGATCACATGTGAGATCACCTAGGAGAGGACGAGGGAAGTCCGGGGAAAGTCTCTCCTCTGCTTACCTGAGAACGGCCAAGCTCATTTTGGTCCCTGTCCTTCACACAGATGCCCTGGATGAGTTCCCTAGACAAACAGAAGTTTCTGGACTTTAGGAAGTAATTGCTGGGAATCCATCTGGCATAACTCCCACATCAGGAACCGAAGCTCTAGGAAACCCCTCCTGCAGCCTGGCCCTTCAGCCTCCCttcttggctggagagatggctcagaggttaagagccctggctgctcttccagaggtcctcagttcaattcccagcaaccacaggatggctcacaaccatccataatgagatccggtgccctcttctggcatgcaggcatacatgcaggcagaacactgtatacatttaaaaaacaaaacaaaacaaaacaaaaataatcccaCAGCCTCCCTTCTTCACTCCTGTGAATGGTACCTCAGAAGTGACCCTGAGCAGCGGCCAAGAGAGCCAGCCCCAGCTCCACTGCCTTGGAGGACTCCTGAAGCTGCAGGTCATAGGTGTGACCTTGAGGATGGTCTTTTACCCTTctaaagcctcagtttccctcatgTGGAGAATGAGGATAATCCTGGCACCTACTTCATGGAACCTAATGAGAATTGtatgagctactggccaagctcTAAGTCCAGTGCCGACTTAGTATCCACTCCCCAAATAGTAGCTTTTCTGTTCTCAGACAAGCTCTTGACTCCCCAGTTGGAGAGCGAGGctgagaaaggaaagcagagtgGAAGGATGTGCCGGCATGATTCTGACAAGCTCTCTCTCCAGGGGCTGCTGTGGTAAACCTCCACTTGCCAACAAAACGTGGCTGCAGATGCAGACAATGATGGCAGTGGCGTCCAAGATAATCAGTCCCTATGTCACTGACACTCTAGAAAAgtacacaaagaaagagcaaagacagaaggtgggctgaggatgcagctccaGAGTCCTCCTTGGGCTCAACACCCAGTGTGGCAAAGAGCAAAAAGAAGAAGCCTTTCCTGCAGCGCACGGCCGCAGCCCCAgtgctccggaggcagagatcaatGCAATCAAtgcagctcaaggccagcctggcctgcacagtgagttccaggccaaccgggactacacagtgagaccctgtctcaaaaaaacaaaaatagccctggagagatggcccagaggtcaagagcactcactgtttttaaagaggacccaagttcagttcccaacacccacatcaggaagctcacaactgcctataactccaggagAGTTTGAACCATTGAGTCCAATCTCTGTAGGTagttgcactcatgtgcacatacccacacatacatacacataactaaaaacaaaatcttcaggcagtggtggtgcacgcctttaatcccagaactcgggaggcagaggcagatggatctctgtaagtccaaggccagcttgatctacagagcaagctcccaAGTCAGCCGAGGATACAAAGTGAGTCCCTCTCTAAAAAAGACAACCTCTGAAAGAAGACAGAAGTGTAAGACAGCAGCAGTTTCTGTGTTCCCTTTTGAGGAAAGCTTAGCTGGCTCCTGGGCGCGGCTACCTCCTGCCCGCTTCTCTGAGCACCCGGTTGTTCCAACATGAGCTgaccttcccctttccctccatCGGCAGTCTGAGAGCTTGGGGAGGGGACGGAGTTCACAGCTCTGACAGGATCTAAGCTGGGGTGTAGCATTAGGgacagaacacttgcctagcacacacgaGGCAcggggttcaatcccagcaccaccaGTAAAAAATGTCCTGTCCATCCGTCCATGCTCAATCCGCCTCAATTAACGCACGACACACTGTGTTTATATCACCGTTCTTTGGGCCATCACAGAGGAAGGGCAGCCCTTGAGGACCGTTCAGAGGCTGGGCCCATTGGTCTTCCCGGGCCTACCTCAGTCCCAGGAAGCTAGTGgctccctgccttggcttccttccctccccagtTAACCCTTCGGTGGAGAAGAAGAACAAGGCTCCCTGTACTCACTGCTGTCGCATCATTGGGATATTGACACAGTTAGCTGCAGCCACAGCGGCAAAGGGTACCCATCGGCCCACCAAGGGGGGAGCTCTCTGTTGGAGGCAGGGAATAATGGAAGTTATTCCAGCTCACGTGAAGGTGGGGGTAGAAAAGGCTCTGGATTATACAGGAAGAAAGGCAGGTAAGCATTCATTGCTAGTGACATGTCCAGACATCCACTCTGGGATCCTCAAATGCCTGCAATGAGCCAAAGCTGTTGTCTCTAGAACTTtgctgccctctggtggccaCTGTGCCCACAGCCGCCCCAGCCATACATACCTTTGTCCACATGTTCATGCCCACTGCAGTGGCTACCGCAGTGGTAGTGGCTGTGAAGTAGGAGAGGGCCATCTGCCTAGTGGAGGAAAAACGTTAGATGGATAAGTGCACAGGTTCTGGAGTGGTATCCACAGTGGCCGAGGCAAGGCCAGGGGCTTCCAGGAGAAACTCTAGCAATGGGACTTCAGGCCTGTGCTGTCTCCAGAGCCATCTCAGACTCTCTATTTCCATCACTCAGTGCCTGGCACCCTTGGTCCTCTTCAGTACCTTAAACACATCACACTTTTTCCTGTCTCAGAACCAATGCATACGGCTGCTCTCTGTCTACAGAACATCCCTGGGCTCCTGCATGCCTGAATccttatgctggctagttttatgccagctTGACACATGCTGAAGTCTTCTGAGAGAAGGGAatcccaattaagaaaatgcctccagccaggcagtggtagtacatgcctttaatcccagcactcgggaagcagaggcaggtgaatctctgagttcgaggccagcctggtctacagagtgagttccagacagccaggcctacacagaataaccaccctgtctcaaaaaaccaaaaagaaaagaaaattcttccacaaggccaggctgtaggcaagcctttagggcattttcttccttccttccttccttcctttctttctttttttcttcttttttaatttcttgagacagagtttccctgtgtagccctagctgtcctggaactcactctgtagaccaggctgtcctcgaactcagagatttgcctgcctctgcctcctgagtggaattaaaggcttgcgccaccactgcccagcttagggcattttcttattagTGACTGGTGGGGGAGGACCTAACACATTCTGGGTAtggccattcctgggctggtggtcctgggttctgtaagaaaactGCTGAGTAAGCcggagggagcaagccagtaagcagtactccaccacagcctctgtatcagctcctgactcctggatcctgccctcactgcttttgatgataaaCTGTTATAtcaaactgtgagtgaaataaaccctatcctccccaagttacttttctttctttcttttttggtttttcgagataagaCAGCCTTCACTGCAGGTCTCCTACCTGACTGACGTGGGGGAAGCCGCGTTCCTGTTGGTGTAGTTGACTAAGACATTGAAGGACTGGTTCACCCACTGCCAGAAGATCACCGCAGgcatggtcctacaagcaagggagaGCAAAAACGATGGAAGAGAGGGCCTGGGGTGTGCTGGGCACCAGAGCATCTGCAGCTCCCTAAGCGATTCCCACTCTTTTTCATGTCCCTGGACTTTGGATGGGACGAGCCTTTGCCTGGAATAGCCCCTCTTCCTTACACCGGGCGAGGTCCTGCCCCGTTGAGATGCTTCTCTTCTTGGGATTTTCtgacccttcctcttcctgtcctgaGACAGTCATTCCATGTGTCCTGTTCCCATGACTCAAAAGTCTTCccccagccttccatttcccaatCTCCATTCTGTTCTGTGTCTCCTGGAGGACAGAGCCTAAAGTCCTTCATCCCTGGCACCTGGCCCAAGGCTTAGCTCAACAACTAACTAAATGAATACAcaggggtggagacagggggatggaGAGTCATACATCAGAAGCTTACTCCTTTCCCAACCAAGCAGAGCAAGAAAAGGGcctcttcatttttcatttggaAGTCACATTCAAAGCATAAATCAACTGTGGAATTCTTACTTTAAGAACTTAggaagagggactggagagatggctcagcagttaaaagcactggctgctcttccagtggacccaggttcaattcccagcacccacatagcagctcaagcctgtctgtaaatccagttacaggtgacccaacaccctcacacagacatacacacaggcaaaacaccaatgcacataaaataaaaattattagaaaaaaaaagaacttaggaggagccaggcatgatggtgcacgcctttgatgccagcacttggaggcagaggtaggtggatctctctgagtttgaggtttggTCTACATggccagttccaggccatccagagtTACActaggagactgtctcaaaacaaaacaaaacaaaacaaaacaaaacaaaaaaaaaaacaaaaacaaaaactacaataaTGACAAACAACAAAGAACTTGGGGAGTTGATGAGATGGTACGGTGGGTAAAGAtgcctgagttctatccccaggtcccacatggtgggaagagaaacCACTTGTGTTacgttgtcctttgaccttcacacacacacacacacacacacaatcacacacacacacacacacacacacacacagtgggatgTACccccacttcacacacacacactaaaataaacaaatgtaaccccagcactcaggaggtagacacAGGTGaactctgtgattttgaggctagcctggtctacagggtaagttctaggacagccaggactacacagagaaagcttgtcttagagagagagagagagagagagagagagagagagagagagagaagacttaATCCTTTAATTCAagtactctagaggcagaggcagtttgagtctctgtgatttcaaagtcagcctagtctacatagagttctaggtcagccagggctacatagtgagactctgtctcaaaataataatgatgaggggctggagagatggctaagaggttaagagcattggctgctcttccagacgccctaaattcaattcccagtaaccatggctcacaaccatctgtaatgagatctggtgccctcttctggcctgcaggcatacaagcaggcagaacactgtatacataataaataaataaaatttaaaaaaataatgctgataataataataacataaaaagcTTAGGATGGCTATCCCATTGAATATTAGGTCTGTTCCAACAGCAGCAGCCCCCACAGCTCTGACTGTGGTCGTAAACTGTTACTTGGCCTCTAGACTCCCATGTAGCAAAGGGGAACGAAAACAGCACCTGTGTGTAGGGCTGTTGAGAGTGAAACGTCCATTCATGCAAAGAACTCAGCAGTGCCCGGGATCTGGTAAGTGACTGGTCGAGAGGTCTGTTATCACAAGGGTCTCTACCCAGCTTGGCCCTCCCTCCTCGGTCTCAGGACTCACCTGTAGAACTGGAGCATGAAGCCTGTGATGATCATGCCCCCGGGGACCTGGAAGGACATCCGCCCAATGACGTTCATCTTCTCCCCCGTGTCAGGATGGAAAGCCGAGTCATACAGCTTCTTAGCATACAGCAGCTGCTCCACCTGAGTGCCAGGGGGCACAAGTCCCATCCTGTCCTCCAACGACAACAGCAGTGACCACCTGACCTGATGATCCCTGTCTCCTAGTCTCCctgctcttctccctccctgGAGAGCCCTGCCACGTTGTGCTGGAAGCTCAGCCCCGCCCCGGCCACTGGCTCTTACCTGCTCTTTTCCACCATCCCCTTCGCCCAGTCCAGCTCCTGCTCTGACGCAAAGACAGTGCGAGGATCCGTGATGTTAAAAAAGTGCTTCACACGCCCCAGGAACGTGCACTGATCCCAGCGGGGCGCATCAATGTTAAAGCCAGACAGGTCAGCCTCCatattgttcacacacacacagcctgcagacTTAAGGAacaaagagagagtgagagctgGCCCCTAAATCGGTTTGCCCCAGAGGCCCTGGCAGACAGAGACTGCCTGCTTTCACCAGACCCTAGGCACCCCCTGGGATGATCCAGGGGCCCCTGTGAATGGTAATCAAACTAAGCAAGGGCTTCTGGGGTCCATGTTAGTGGCCAGCCCTATGCTTGATCACACTATGGGTGACAGTATCTGCCCCAGAGGAGCTCAGTCTGACTACGCAGTGAGAGATCACCACAAACTAGTGTAATATCCCCTGGTACTCCTGGAAGGGAGACAGGAAAAGTGGCCGTTCTGAAGTAGAAGCCTTCAGAGAAAGTCTTTCCCCACAGCCTAACCACCATGGCAGCGAAGACATGGCAACGGGAGGAGGAGTGAGGTGCCTGGGTGcactgtgtctgcagtcaggaagcagagagggaggaacaCTGGTGTCCAGCCTCCTATagccttcccacctcccctaCAGGGGCTGAGGAGTGGGAAGTGCAGGGCGAGGCTAGCTAGGGACACACCAGACACTTGTCTGATCTCAGTGGCTCTCTAAAGCTTTGGAGCTGGCATTCACGGCCCTGTTACTCCTGTATTTCAGGTGCCCGAAAATCCACAAGGACAATTCCAATTCTACTACAAGTTCAAGACTCAGTCCGGCTCCTCCCATCCACCAAACTTGGGAAAGCAAGTCCACAGGTGATTGTTTTAAACAGCAGGGCTCTCTCCCTTCAAATGAACTTCCATTTTCACCAAGCGGAGCCGTGAATGGGTAAACCTCTTTTATTAGCCCAGTGAAAAACAACAggggtctctttctttcttttcttttctttcttttttttttttttaagattattatgtatgcagtgcatgcctgcatgccagaagagggcaccagatctcattacagatggttgtgagccaccatatggttgctgggaattgaactcaggacctctggaaaaacagccagtgctcttaacctctgagccatctctccagcctgcagggGTTTCTCTTTAATGACACTGTCTCTTTAACAACTCTAGATGCTTTCTGGAATCTACCCTGTCTCCCTGCTCCTCACATCATTGTGCTTTTTCTCACTGTAGTTCTAAGATCAGTGAGCAGCAACCATGCCACAGCCTAGATGTTATGATGTCTTGAAATTTCTCCAAATAACTTAGTCAATTACCTTTTAATTTGGCCTCACTTAAACTTTCAAGATATGCGCAGAATGCATATTAATTGCCAGAATGGAACATGAATGATTTCTAGCCCTGTTCCCAGTGGGGTCTTTGTTCCCTTCTGGAAgctcaccaggcaggctaccacTGTCTGCATTATCTGGGCTTTCCTGGGTTCCAAACTCCAATCAAAATGGCCCACTAGGTTCTGCTTATAGCATCTGAGAGCTTTTATAGCCATGGTCCCAAACTCCTCCATGTTACTCCTGAAACCAAAGGCCTGCAGACCACACGATCAGGTCCAACACAACAACAGCCCTTCTCCTTACAATTCTGGGTACTGATACTTTCTTGTTGCCACGACAAAACAAATTATGAAAgttgcagggggagggggagttaTTGTGGCTTATGGTTCAAAAGAATGCATCCCATCATGGCAagagacatggcagcaggaaagtgaggtggctgggcacATAGTGTCtgcagccaggaaacagaaagacgAATGTCGGTGCCcagcttgttttctcctttttccttttcctcttaccTTCAGTCTAGGACCTATGCCACATTTAAGGCAGGTCTTTCCTACCCAGTTAAAGCGCTCCAGAAACACCCCAGAGACTGATTCAGAAGGACGTCTCCTTGGCGATTTTAAACGCAGGCAAGCTGATGATGAAGATTAACTGTCACAAGGGTCATTTGCCTTTTTGTCTTTCTAAAGCACCACCTTACTTAATTAAATATTCACCTGTAAAGTTGGAGAATGTATTCAATTTGTTCAATGATTGTCCTGACACCTAGCAGAGTATTTAGTGTCTGCTGGGGGAAGAGTCCAGCTGGCCAGCAGGAAAGTATGAGGGCTTGAAAGTACAGATGTGTAGGCTAAGGAAAGAACTCTGTCCGGAGCACTGAAGTCATTTAAGCGACAATTTTTCTAGCGAGACTActcagaagagagagggaggtgaGGATAAGTCAGCCCCGAAGAACTGCTGTATTTAAGAGGCAAACCAAGAAAGGTAGTCTCAAAAGATGGGAAAgaatgcaggagagagagagagagagagagagagagagagagagagagagagaggggtgggggcagCATGGGGGAAGGAAGCATGGCGGTCAGCTCAAGAGTGTGTGGTTATTAGGGTGGGAAGCCTGATGCAGGAGGTTGACACACTGGGAGCCAGTCTGTAagcagaaagaaactgaagagaaaagGCCAACCCGCAGCACCCCCAGTGCCCACAGCACCCCCAGTGCCCACAGCACCTGTGCCTGGCCCTAAATACAATGCCTTAAGTGGCAATctctggaggaggcaggagcgACTGCAGGTGTGCACTGCAGAACGCTGATTTCTGCCCCTCTCTCTCGCTCTACTTGACTCCTGCGAGGTGGTTCCAATACCAAAGGTATTTCCCTGAACCTAACAGCACTCATGGTAGAGGAAAGGGGTTCACTTCCTAGATATGACAGGAAGCGTCTCTTCCCTCCATCCAGAACCAAAAGAAAGCTCAAACTCTAGtccctgccctttccttcctgtgcatcttctctatccaaattgctggtgtctctatggctaattccggtcagctagttgctggctctgccccgAGTGTCACAGtttgatcaaaatatcccacaacaacatGGGTTTGGGGCAGCcactgtcattcaaaccaccagatgGCTGGGTGGTAATGCAGAGGGCctggagttcagtccccagcctccacatggtggctttcagatcatctgtaactccaattccaggggatccaacacctcctgacctctgtgagcaccagacaCTCATGGAGTGCGCATATACGCAGGTAAACACACAAGGTAAAAGGGGCCGGGAGCAGTGgcgcaccctttaatcccagcactcgggaggcagaggcaggcggatctctgtgagtttgaggccagcctgggctacagagtgagatccagaacagccagggcttattacagagagaaaccctatttccaaaacaaacaaacagtaatagttcagacaagcctgagctatacatagtggaaggaggaaatagactctgcaagttgtcccctgacctccacacacggacATGGTGGCAGGACAAACGGCTAACTGCAGTgtctattagcataccaaagtgtCTGCTGGCCTCCAGTACCACGCTCTTCTCCCCTCTTCTAACCCGGGCCCCCACCCCaaacttctccagctcctgggcTTCCCTGCTCCCGTTTCAGCCATCCCCTCTCTAGCCCTCCTCTCTCTTGGTCCTCTTGTCTTCCTCTCGCACTCTCCTCTTATGGCTGTCCAttctgctttttttctcccctgttctggactcttccagatgtctctgactgtactctctcatatctacaaaaaaaccttctcctcaaccagACCACCATGAGTGGTCATGTCCTTGCTTTATACCCATGGTACTtggtcaccacacacacacacagataaagaaatgttaacttttttttaatgagacagcAGTTGTGAGAGAAACAGTGAACAAGAGAGAGGAGCAAACAAGTGAAGCAGAAGAGCACTGATGTTTCTTCCTAGAGAATGCGCATCTCCTCTAGCAAATGGTACCAGAGCCCAGAAAAGGGACCCCAGGCAGAGTTCTGAGCTAAAAGACTTGCCCAGCAGGCACCAGGCCTTGGGAGATCTAGGCAGCTCAAAAGACCACTGAAATAGTGGAACACCTTCAAGGTTGCCGGGAGCAAGCTGGAGAATGGCGGCAATAATTAAACCAGCAGGCCCAGGCCCGTGCTTACAGACATTCATCGGACTCCAAGGCAACTGTGATGACAGACGCCACACCTCCAGAAGGAAATCTGAGCACGCCTCTTCCCACAGAAGAGGCCACAGAGTAGAAACCAGatttgggggatgggtgggtaggAGGTGTGTACTCTAACCACTCACctgtacctcttttttttttttttttttttcatttttcaggatggtttctctgtgtagccctg includes:
- the Sfxn2 gene encoding sideroflexin-2; its protein translation is MEADLSGFNIDAPRWDQCTFLGRVKHFFNITDPRTVFASEQELDWAKGMVEKSRMGLVPPGTQVEQLLYAKKLYDSAFHPDTGEKMNVIGRMSFQVPGGMIITGFMLQFYRTMPAVIFWQWVNQSFNVLVNYTNRNAASPTSVRQMALSYFTATTTAVATAVGMNMWTKRAPPLVGRWVPFAAVAAANCVNIPMMRQQELIQGICVKDRDQNELGRSQRAAAVGITQVVVSRITMAAPGMILLPVIMERLERLRTMKKVRVLHAPLQVLLCGCFLLFMVPVACGLFPQECKLAVSYLEPELQDTIKAKYGEHVLFAYFNKGL